In Paramisgurnus dabryanus chromosome 7, PD_genome_1.1, whole genome shotgun sequence, the following are encoded in one genomic region:
- the LOC135783347 gene encoding galectin-1-like produces MVFTVKDISFQAGTELKISGKVKSDCEGFSINVGHDSDSVALHFNPRFTQCGDCRVIVCNSNNHGGWGDEHREPCFPFQQGEEFKVVITFNNETFYIKLPDGNMMSFPNRFGDDTFNHIEVLGGVKVNSIKVK; encoded by the exons ATG GTGTTTACTGTAAAGGACATCAGCTTTCAGGCCGGAACAGAGTTGAAAATTTCTGGCAAGGTCAAATCGGACTGTGAAGG GTTCTCTATTAACGTCGGTCATGACTCTGACTCAGTAGCTCTTCACTTTAACCCTCGATTCACTCAGTGCGGCGACTGTCGCGTCATTGTGTGTAACTCGAATAATCACGGCGGATGGGGAGATGAACATCGTGAACCCTGCTTCCCCTTCCAACAGGGCGAAGAGTTCAAG GTGGTCATCACCTTTAACAATGAAACATTTTACATCAAACTTCCTGATGGAAACATGATGAGTTTTCCAAACCGTTTCGGGGACGACACTTTCAATCACATCGAGGTGCTGGGTGGTGTGAAGGTCAACAGcattaaagttaaatga
- the uts2r4 gene encoding urotensin-2 receptor: MSQTSNRSVVGGSSAGGGGVWVTPFLGATLVTMCILGVAGNLYTLVIMRSATLRRAGSMYVFIINLALADLLYLGTIPFVVCTYFAHDWFFGELGCRLLLSLDLLTMHASVFVLVAMSLERYRAVATPFGARRSTVRGHWLMALGIWAAAFVLTLPMMVMIRLREGRPAAVGLVKRICFPTWTPEAFRAYLTALFFTSMLLPGLLMVGLYAGLARHYWAAQSNLAQRGTSGSRSSSFVRRRRLKCRVVGMIFCIVVAYWACFLPFWGWQMAKLFSSESLRSLSPAAHTYVNFFVTCLTYGNSCVNPLLYTLLTRNYRDYLSQRGQSSCGSRGDQGSAVAINALQDHTG; this comes from the coding sequence ATGAGTCAAACGTCTAACAGGAGCGTGGTGGGGGGCAGCAGTGCGGGTGGTGGTGGTGTGTGGGTGACTCCATTCCTGGGCGCCACACTGGTAACGATGTGTATTTTGGGTGTGGCAGGAAACCTGTACACCCTGGTCATAATGCGCTCGGCCACATTACGGCGGGCCGGATCCATGTACGTCTTCATTATAAACCTGGCATTGGCCGACTTGCTCTACCTGGGCACCATCCCGTTTGTGGTGTGCACGTACTTCGCccatgattggttctttggggAATTGGGCTGTAGGCTGCTCTTGAGCCTGGATCTCCTCACCATGCACGCCAGCGTGTTCGTCCTGGTCGCCATGAGTCTAGAACGATACCGGGCTGTGGCGACCCCATTCGGAGCGCGTCGTTCGACAGTCCGCGGACACTGGCTGATGGCGTTGGGCATCTGGGCGGCGGCATTCGTCCTGACGCTTCCCATGATGGTCATGATCCGTCTGAGAGAGGGGCGACCGGCAGCGGTGGGACTTGTCAAACGCATCTGCTTTCCCACGTGGACACCCGAGGCCTTCAGAGCTTATCTCACCGCCCTGTTCTTCACCAGCATGCTATTGCCCGGCCTGCTGATGGTGGGACTCTACGCCGGTCTCGCCCGACACTACTGGGCAGCGCAGAGCAATCTGGCCCAGCGAGGGACGAGCGGAAGCCGATCTTCATCGTTCGTGCGGAGACGGAGACTGAAGTGCAGAGTAGTGGGAATGATCTTCTGTATCGTGGTGGCATACTGGGCGTGTTTCCTGCCTTTCTGGGGGTGGCAGATGGCGAAACTCTTTTCCTCTGAGTCTCTGCGTTCACTGTCGCCTGCCGCTCACACGTACGTCAACTTCTTCGTCACCTGCCTGACGTACGGCAACAGCTGCGTCAACCCGCTGCTCTACACGCTGCTGACGCGTAACTACCGGGACTACCTGAGCCAGAGAGGTCAGTCCTCGTGTGGGAGTCGAGGTGATCAGGGTTCGGCTGTGGCAATCAATGCACTCCAGGATCATACAGGCTGA
- the LOC135720820 gene encoding galectin-1-like, whose translation RFTIDFGVDSDNIAFHFNPRFNYGADVKVIVCNSKKGGWSEEQRFTFFPFEQGKEFKVSFSFNHENFYAKLTDGNMVTFPNRFGTETFNHLEVAGATVTSMVVT comes from the exons agatTCACTATTGATTTTGGTGTTGACTCTGACAACATTGCCTTTCATTTCAACCCTCGATTCAATTATGGTGCTGACGTGAAAGTCATCGTGTGTAACTCTAAGAAGGGCGGCTGGAGTGAGGAGCAACGTTTCACGTTTTTTCCCTTTGAACAAGGCAAAGAGTTCAAG GTGAGCTTCTCCTTCAATCATGAAAACTTTTATGCCAAACTTACTGATGGGAACATGGTAACCTTCCCAAACCGCTTTGGAACAGAAACCTTCAATCACCTGGAAGTAGCTGGGGCCACGGTCACCAGCATGGTGGTCACCTGA
- the LOC135783244 gene encoding arf-GAP with dual PH domain-containing protein 1: MTNNERAARALRQILQKPGNENCADCGADNPEWGSCSLGIFICLGCSGIHRNIPSIGKVKSLHLARWEDGEVQFMSEHGNEATRAKYEATVPVYYYKPTHKDCQVLKEQWIRAKYERQEFMDEGKKLLYEDETRDGMLMKRGRDNGQFLNRRFVLSLRDGTLKYYTKLDAKEPKAVIKVDTLNACFQPDKIGNPNGLQITYLKDNITRNIFVYHDSSKEIVDWFNSIRAAQLHYLKVAFPGATDAELKPKLTRSFLKEGFMEKTGPRQTEGFKKRWFTLDHRRLMYFKDPLDAFAKGEVFLGHRDHGYRVTIGLPAGTHYTGSWQYGITIQTPERSFIFLCETDLEQKDWMKHFNDIISIPMSPQEYTVEAYFKHSARRI, translated from the exons atcCAGAATGGGGTTCTTGTTCTCTCGGCATCTTCATTTGTTTGGGTTGCTCTGGAATCCACAGAAATATTCCCAGTATTGGAAAAGTGAAATCTCTCCACCTCGCACGCTGGGAGGACGGAGAAGTTCAG ttTATGTCTGAGCATGGAAATGAGGCTACGAGGGCGAAATATGAGGCCACTGTTCCTGTTTACTACTACAAACCAACCCATAAAGACTGCCA ggTTTTGAAGGAGCAGTGGATTCGGGCGAAGTATGAGAGACAGGAGTTCATGGATGAGGGCAAGAAGCTGCTATATGAGGACG AGACCAGAGATGGTATGCTAatgaagagagggcgggacaaTGGACAGTTTCTCAACAGACGATTCGTCTTATCTTTGAGGGATGGCACACTAAAGTATTACACTAAACTTGAC GCTAAAGAACCAAAGGCTGTAATAAAAGTGGACACTTTGAACGCTTGCTTTCAGCCAGATAAGATCGGGAACCCTAACGGTCTGCAGATCACTTACCTGAAAGACAACATCACACGAAACATCTTTGTTTACCATGACAGCAGTAAG GAAATAGTGGACTGGTTTAACTCGATCCGAGCGGCTCAGTTGCACTATCTGAAGGTGGCGTTCCCAGGAGCGACGGATGCTGAG CTGAAGCCCAAACTAACCCGCAGCTTTCTGAAGGAGGGATTCATGGAGAAAACAGGACCACGG CAGACAGAAGGCTTTAAGAAGCGCTGGTTTACGCTGGATCACAGACGGCTCATGTACTTCAAAGATCCACTG GACGCGTTTGCTAAAGGTGAGGTGTTTCTGGGACACCGGGATCACGGATACAGAGTGACTATCGGACTGCCGGCAGGAACTCATTATACCGGCAGCTGGCAGTACGGCATCACCATACAAACCCCTGAACGCAGCTTTATCTTTCTCTGTGAAACCGATCTGGAGCAAAAGGATTGGATGAAACATTTCAATGACATCATCAGCATTCCCATGAGCCCTCAGGAGTACACAG tgGAGGCGTACTTCAAACACAGCGCTCGACGTATCTGA
- the LOC135720816 gene encoding galectin-1-like, which produces MVFTVSDLGFQAGRELCITGRVKPNCKVFSINFGYDFDNIAFHFNPRFNIGGIVKTIVCNSKKGDWSEEQRYTFFPFEQGKEFKVSFTFNHENFYAKLTDGNMITFPNRFGTETFNHLHVAGDVTVSSMVVT; this is translated from the exons ATG GTGTTCACCGTAAGTGATTTGGGCTTTCAGGCCGGTAGGGAGCTGTGCATCACCGGCAGGGTCAAACCCAACTGTAAAGT ATTCTCAATTAACTTTGGTTATGACTTTGACAACATTGCCTTTCATTTCAACCCTCGATTCAACATCGGCGGCATCGTGAAAACCATCGTGTGTAACTCTAAGAAGGGCGACTGGAGTGAGGAGCAACGTTACACATTTTTTCCCTTTGAACAAGGCAAAGAGTTTAAG GTGAGCTTCACCTTCAACCACGAAAACTTTTATGCAAAACTTACCGATGGGAACATGATAACCTTCCCAAATCGCTTTGGAACAGAAACCTTCAATCATCTCCATGTAGCTGGTGATGTCACGGTTAGCAGCATGGTGGTCACCTGA